In a genomic window of Gossypium arboreum isolate Shixiya-1 chromosome 7, ASM2569848v2, whole genome shotgun sequence:
- the LOC108489138 gene encoding serine/threonine-protein kinase RIPK — protein MTVKKKITWKSLMPSCYKSKDSSDSGENRLKLKPCQFQRLSLSDVSDPSSPICVNGLSTSLFGSNLYVFTLAELRLITHNFARCNLLGEGGFGPVYKGFVDDKLRPGLKAQPVAVKTLDLDGLQGHREWLAEIIFLGQLRHPHLVKLIGYCYEDENRLLVYEYMPRGSLENQLFRRYSATLPWSTRMKIALGAAKGLAFLHEADKPVIYRDFKSSNILLDSDYNCKLSDFGLAKDGPEGGETHVTTRVMGTQGYAAPEYIMTGHLTTRSDVYSFGVVLLELLTGKRSMDNTRPSREQSLVEWARPLLRDPKRLDRVIDPRLEGQYSNKGAQKVAALAYKCLSHYPKPRPTMGDVVIVLESLQGFEDEFVGPFVYVVPNETENSNEFLAKKGENEHDSPLRGWRNRIKLPPSSVANAESPCSI, from the exons ATGACCGTGAAGAAGAAGATCACATGGAAATCACTAATGCCAAGCTGTTACAAAAGCAAAGACTCATCAGATTCGGGGGAAAACAGATTGAAATTGAAACCATGCCAGTTCCAAAGATTATCACTATCAGATGTGAGTGATCCAAGTTCACCAATCTGTGTTAATGGTCTTTCAACATCACTCTTTGGTTCAAATCTTTATGTCTTCACATTAGCCGAGTTAAGGCTAATAACCCACAATTTTGCACGGTGTAACTTGCTTGGTGAAGGTGGGTTCGGACCAGTGTACAAAGGGTTTGTTGATGATAAGCTTAGACCTGGTTTAAAGGCTCAACCTGTAGCCGTTAAAACACTTGATTTGGACGGCTTGCAAGGTCATAGAGAATGGCTG GCTGAAATTATCTTCCTTGGACAACTTAGGCACCCTCATTTGGTTAAATTGATTGGTTATTGTTATGAAGACGAGAACCGGCTTCTCGTCTACGAGTATATGCCGAGAGGCAGCTTGGAGAATCAACTCTTTAGAA GGTATTCAGCTACTTTGCCATGGTCAACTAGGATGAAAATTGCTTTAGGAGCAGCAAAGGGATTAGCTTTCCTACATGAAGCTGATAAACCAGTGATATATAGGGATTTTAAATCATCAAACATTTTGTTAGATTCT GATTATAATTGCAAGTTATCGGATTTCGGGTTAGCAAAAGACGGTCCAGAAGGGGGAGAAACGCACGTAACGACCCGAGTGATGGGCACGCAAGGATATGCTGCGCCGGAGTATATCATGACCG GTCACTTGACAACAAGGAGTGATGTTTACAGCTTCGGGGTCGTTCTCTTGGAGCTATTAACAGGGAAACGATCGATGGATAACACCCGCCCGAGTCGAGAGCAGAGCCTTGTGGAATGGGCAAGGCCATTATTGAGGGACCCAAAGAGGCTTGACAGGGTAATAGACCCCAGGCTTGAGGGACAATATTCCAACAAAGGGGCTCAAAAAGTGGCTGCATTGGCTTATAAATGCTTGAGCCATTACCCCAAACCAAGGCCTACAATGGGTGATGTGGTCATAGTCTTGGAATCACTGCAAGGGTTTGAAGATGAATTTGTTGGACCATTTGTATATGTGGTGCCTAATGAAACCGAAAATAGCAACGAATTTCTCGCCAAGAAAGGGGAAAACGAACACGATTCGCCTCTTCGTGGTTGGAGAAATCGGATCAAGTTGCCGCCTTCTTCGGTAGCTAATGCCGAATCTCCATGTAGTATATGA